The segment GGTGTcgaatgtatttgtgtgttttctctATGAGCATAAATAGCTCGAATAGTAAAGTAGTGGACTACAAGGCAGGTTGCGTTTTTGCTCTCGTGCGATCAAATGCCACTTCATGCGAGCTTGCgaatgttttattttcttagcttccatttattttgtcgtggtgaatggctgtaatgttGTGCTCACTACATTTTCTCAGAATATTAAATTATACAATAAGATATAGCGAAGACACACTCAGCCATACACAAAATCACATAGGAAACGaatagacccatgttgtgtttCAAAGGGTTACGCGTAGgctattttgatcgtattgtctgggatAGCAGCGCCGTTCTTCGTATGAATTTTttatatgtggtgtcagaaggagctgtgatgtcgtgacaaatacggctattgcctcgaaacaaccccaaatacgtgattagtagcATACTTTCGGAtagtgtctatgggaaccagttgtttcagaagaagccaaaacaagatgttacctgaaggccaacaTAGTTAATAAATACGTAACGATTTAGCAAATCTTTTATGAGCTAGAATAGCTCGCAGTGTAAAGCAATGGGCTTTGGTGTAagtgtttttgctctagtgcgaacAAAtaccacttcatgcgagcccgcaaatgttttttttgtctccatttattttgttgtgaCTGGATGTAATGTAGTGCTCACGTAGTctatactttcatattcgccgcagcaaatatgagatccgacttgaaattCATCGTTTGTGAATTTGTGGCGAATCAGGTGATAGAGGAAGACTGATAAGTGaacgcacagctggggaaccagttagCGTGGAAACCAGTTTTTCGATAAcaccggatgcagcctgctttgactgggggtgcagtgaacatttctggggtCATGATTATGGAAAGGGATCATATCATTTCttatatttatatcattttagggactgcttaacgatccaaGTGTTCACATTTTTggggcattcatttgagcgcaaaatagtttgagctttatgtagCCTAATATAAACTTTACATTGGACTCATATTTTTATATTTGCCGAAAATGACAACCCAAATTTTTACCTAAAAGATTCtgggcttttgagaaaacattctGGGCTCAAACCCCAGAAGCCAACCCCCCGATGCGCCATGGTGTCAATGCTAAGGACTAACTTGTCAACAATCATAACCAATAATGCATAACAATGAAGGTTTGCGCGAATTTGAGATTTTTCAGTACAAttctgaaaaagttattaagattagcgaggatttcatgttattttcagagatgagcaattttctatcattctgcttgaaatgtaattgaaaatgtaaagggtttggaagtaggccagactttattagaataatctggtgtatatttgaaaaggcttatgcttcgaaactagcctggtcggggccaggctaactgtcaggcttagcccgtgttcttgcttaaccagacgttcctgtaacactgacccaaagggaatacgatgatttaccacggacattctcattttctcattctcatcagttcaatatgtacgctacatttatagaaaatcaacttaaatacataggctacaacctTTAGCCTAAGGCTTCAACCTTTAGCCTAATgattaaacaatgatgaacacTGATTTCAGAATGATACAAACATAGcttgtttgtgatttcaaatgtttaggcatcaggcatataggcctagcctggctctgccctcctacgtacttccgctcaattttgattttgcttctgtactaggtctgggaattcGGCACATAAGTCGATTTTCTCAAATAAACTTTTTgtagggccaatcagcgaatagcgggagtggctgagaacgatgacgttgatgccgtgcgctagtttgagttgcagttcagtaatggcggcggagaaatatgcgagcgaagccattcggtccgttgtggcaacgctgccgaatatccaaaagttaaagccggagcaagaacaatctttgctaagttttgttggtggccatgatgttgtggccctccttccCACGGGGttccagctatggcagctagctccgttacagtagtggtgaaggagttggctaaggcgaacgctagcgattggttatggcagatcagagtggctctgggcagatccaatagttttaaacttcaacagagtacccgccttcaaagaagttaacgcttgtcaatgggtgatcccagaccctctgtacaaatgaaatgtacgagggtctggttaggaccaggctaatataggcctatatctcaatctaaattatcccagtataattatcatagctacatAATTGTTAACAATTGCAAAACGAACCTAAATCCATACATCCATCCTCAATTTTCCCTatacaaaaaccatgttaaaaagttaggctactggataatgtatcgattaatagtaggctatttataaaacaatgtcaaaaaagtcaatttagatgtgtttagagggtgtctttTTTTAATCAATGGTAAAGGTAAAGGTCTATAAAAAAGGACCTTGACCTttacgtagcctatcgttcacgtcaataATGGCGTGTCATTTTGAttaagtggtggatgagggagctgtcatagtacacgGCTTAAAGGGAACATTCTTTCTGGAAGTCAAGTGGCCATGTGCATTGCTTTTAGCCGTGGTGGATTGATATGATCCATGTTCTACCTCTatggctgcttaagaatagggtgcacgcgcaatttagcctggtcctaaccagactctcgtgcattgcatttgtacatagAGTCTGGGCTcaatccattgacaagcgttaacttccttgaaggcgggtactctgttgaagtttaaaactattggatctgcccagagccactctggatctggcataaccaattgctagcgttcgccttagcgaactccttcaccactaactgagctagctggaaaatcaaacgaaccccgtggaGATCAAAGATTGttattgctccggctttaacttctggatattcggcagcgttgccacagtGGACCGaaaggcttcgctcgcatctttctccgccgccattacgtaactacaactcaaactagcgcacggcatcaacgtcatcgttctcagccactcccgcTATTCGCTGATTGGCCCTAAAAAAGTTTATTTGAGAAAATCGAACCgaattcccagacctagtacagaagcacaatgaaaattgagcggaagtacgtaggagggcagagccaggctacgcgcaattagcttgacaaCTTAAATCGGGCTCAAATTAGTAGGagtgcgtgagctgaaattggcctttatggaaccgctttagccccgcttgacttgttaagctaattcaagtcaggtttgggactttaagtcgagcttttttgagcggcctttatggaacaggcctcaggtaATGTCCGACTTGAtggagccgttttcaactcctcccccgaCTGCAAGCAACAACTCTCGCCAATTTTTGAAAATGTTTGGCTGAAGTCAGAAGGAGCTAGGGGGGCCACAGCAGAAAAAGTCAGAAGGCGCGGCAGaattctggggggggggcataaccTTTGCACCCCCCTATATCCAGCCGCGGACTGCACACGTCACGATAAGCACAATGGGTTgattaattatttttttgagAATCGAAAGCATTTTTACTCCATCAACGTTCAAACATCTGCCACCCTAATGCCATCGAACAAGATGGTCCTCCTATTTTGCAAATTAAGGTCTCCATTTCACATTCAGTAAAGTTTGTTGCCTTAGCCATTATTCATTGAATCATTCATTGTTCACAATGGGAACATTGAGAAGTTTATTGAGAAACTTGACAAAATATGGGCGTTTCAACAACCATGTAAGGTCAAATATGGGAGTTGGGGGGGTGTGGACAACAAGCTTGTTCATGTGCGCACAATCACAATTTAAGATATCGCTTGCGCAGTGTTCATAAATATGAGAAAAACGAGTTTCCCTGTTTTCTCCGTATGCATACTTTCACGGATGAGTTTACAGAGTTTGATACATTTGGCCCCTGGTGTGATTTTGATGAAGTGCTGTGGCTTATCAGGGAAGAGAGACTGGATGTTCAATGAGACCGTAATATTTCATGTGATGAATATTATAGTAAGCATGTTTCTCATATTCGTGTGCCCAGGCAATCTTTAACATTGACAACAACGTCTGTACACAGTTTGTCCAgttttgatgaaaatccttGAATTTTGAGTGTCCGTTTTTATGCAATGATCAGAAGATGCTAGACATTTGGTAACATTGTTGTAGTGATTGACTGACTGTGTTTGGAAGATCGTGATTAACATGTTGAGTGCACTTGTACTTGTGCCGCTAATACTAGGAGTACTAGGAGcccactgctcctggctgccctgAGAGGAAGGACACTTGGATGGGTAAAAGCAGAGGACACATTTCTTCGGTGgacactggagcatgtgtgtgtgtaccaataAAGATTTCTAACCATTATACTAAGACATCTAGATGCAGTAGCAGACTATGactcaaaatatatatatatttttaaatcccTGTTATTTGGAGTGCTTTCATATCCCTCTCCAGCCCAGATGTGCTGTGGTCCAGATTGACTAGCATGTGTACTTACCTTCAAGGACACCTGTTGGAGCAAGGACCTCTCATACTGAGATGAATGACAGAGACCCTGAGAAACTCCACCACTCAATACAGACTACGATTGGTGGAACTATAACTGTGACAGTGCTGAAACGAACAGTCACAACTGTAGACCTGCCATTGGCACTGTCTGTGCTCATCCACAAAGTACTGTATTGAGATCTAATAACTAATTAAGCCTAGATAACAGCTTTCGAGAATTAAAACCTGTATTGGGCATATGAATCACTCGAATAGTATGTACCAGTCTAAAACCCCAaaagacaaaacaacaacagaaaaacGATGAGTCAGGACTCAGGAGTGGACCATGAGTAGACGGGACTGAACATGTACTTCGCAGTGCACATGCGCAGGCAATCCCAAACACACCAGGTTGCTGTCAAacgtggctagctagctagttagccagctATATCCAAAAACGCTAAGAAAAACGACTTTAAACTACACTTAATGTATAGCTATTATTTATTTGCAAGGCAGTCCATGGCAGCTAACTACTACTAAATTTGTAATATTTAAAGCTACAGTGGCAAGCTTTCCAGACTGACATGCATTTGCCagcccagcagtgtgtgtataAGTAGCTAGCTATTACTAGATGGTCTAGATAAATGCTCTGAAATATCTGGACCAAAACCTAAAAAATGCAACAGACGTGAATCATAAACAGTGAAATATGGTTCACTACGTTTTTGCTTACCTCATCATCTAACCACTTACTTTCGTGGCTTGCTCTGCCAGTTTTATAGCTCTGGCAGTCTTCTTGCTAGGTTTGCGAAGCCTGTTCCACGACAAAGCAAGGTCTCATCAGGGTCCTAAAGTCCGCGGGGCTAGTTCTAGTAAACAAACCGACATATCACTCACTGTAACATACATGCATGAAAAATTATGAATGATGATTTGTCCATAATTGGTAAAtattaagagcttcttaacgaatctgggaaacccggccaatgtcgATTCCAGGATCAGATGTGAATTTCCAAGGAAAGTTAGTGCCAGTACCAAGGGGACATGAGGACTGTGACACGTGCTATTGTGCAGTGCACTGATCTGACTATAGCGTACAGTTCTGTTGTCGGTGGGCTAATATTGTACAAGTTTATTATATTAGCACAGGGAACCGAGGATGGTGGTTGCCAAAAATGTAGTCGAGGTCAAGCCTGAAGTGCAGAGAGTCTACCCAAACTGCAGAGGGCAGCAATATGCAATTCGACGTCTTGCCTGTAGATAAtgcaaagaaaaagaagaagctgCTACCAAAAATTCCTGTCCGACCTCAGATGTTCGGCTCAACCAAAACACTTCTTACGGTTTCTACTTTGTTGATCATGGTAGGATAAAATACCACATCCGTTATCGTTCTGAAGTGTGACACCATGTATCAGCTGTACCAATATCAAGTTACACTACGAGTTACGATACTTAGATACTTTGCATCTGAAATATAATCGCCTGCTGAGTTTAGAAACGGAAAACACAATACTAGACATAGGCTAGCTGACAACTAGGGTGACCAccatcaaacaaaacaaatgtggGACGATTCGAAGTTTGTGCGGGACAATGTGGGCCATGTTACCAAAACTAAAACATAACCTGAAACTGTTATATAATGTCTAGCTCTATCTAACTGAAAACCATGTATTACGCTTTGTTGTAACATAACATGTCGGGGAACACGAATCTCCGCTGTTAAAAATGGGAAAAACTACAccgcaaaataataaataaatgcttTTATTAAAAAGGCAAAAGAGTGCATGTATGTTTCTTAATATGATCATTAAAACCAACAGACTGATAAATGCGGGACATTTTCTCAATATGCGACGTGCAgtacaaggggtgaaaatgctgtgcggtaCAACGCTACAATATTTTGCTCACTGCTCGACTTTGTCTGTTTCAGATGGTTGAGGAGGGCAGGTTAGCAGCTAGTGTTTGTTTGGGGATGCTGTGCGTCCTGGGCACCCTGCCCGGTTCGGCTGCTCAGGACCTCCAAGAACCCGCCTTAGACCTTCTGGACTCCCTAGGCGAGCAGAGTGCTTTTAAGCCACAGAGCACCCTTTCTGATATAGAGTTTGCTTCTGTCAGTTCCTTCCGTGGCCCCGGCAACAATGACTCCCGTGGCAACAAGGAGTTGCCAATCATCCTTTGGTGGAGCTCTGGCCTTTTCCCTCACTTTCCAGGTGACACGGAGCGCATAGACTGtgccacctcctcctgcctggTCACACGCAACAGAAAGGTAGGACAAATTCGGAacaaatgcaatgattggactgGTTACTTGTTTGTCTTCCCGGCAGAAGTCAGGCAgcacgttcatgtgttttggaggggtgggatattttCAAACTCCAGCTAAAATTGCTAGGTTTGCAAAACTTACCTACCATGCCTTTAAACAAAGTTAAATTTTCTCGACAGAGTTCAGTGACTGACTTTCACAAAATGTAATATGACAACTATATTATTTCTTACAGAAAAACAGTTACTCTTGTGTACACTTGAATTGAAGTGTCAGTTTATAGCAATCTTAATATTGAACTTCTTATGCGCGTGGAAGGTCAAGTTGTATAAGCGCACAGCTTCGATTATCTTCTACGGGACGGACTTCCGAGCGTACGAGGcacccctcccccgcctccgcCACCAGACCTGGGCACTGTTCCACGAGGAGTCGCCCATGAACAACTACTTCCTGTCTCACGCGCCGGGAATCCGCCTTTTCAACTACACTGCCACCTTCCGGCGGGGCTCGGACTACCCCCTGACCTTGCAGTGGCTCCCCTCGCTAGAGTACCTGCTGCAGCCGGTGGCCGTGTCTCTGGAGGAGAAGAACCGTTGGAGGAAGCAGGGTCTGGCTCCAGTGCTCTACATGCAGTCCCACTGTGATGTTCCCTCTGACAGGGACAGATACGTACAGGAACTCATGAAGTATATCAAGGTAGGTTTCTCGCTAAGGAGCGTGGATTGCGCAAAATCTAGAAAGAGAGCTCAGCAAGATAATTGACATTTGGTTTGTTAGTAGACATGTTGTGCAATGTTCATGTCAAAGCTGTGTGCATAACTCTTAATTTCTTGCTAATTTGTGTCTGTCTTTTTCtgaatattctttttttttactctcctgtcctttctctcctcttacaACACTCTTTTGTTGTTCTCTTCACCCAATCTtcttccacttctctctccacttccaCGTCTCTCCTTTCGCTTACGGTCCATCCCACCCAGGTGGACTCATACGGTAAGTGTTTAAACAACAAGGCCCTCCCAGAGAGCCTAGAggacacagccacagccacaggTGAGGACGCCCGCTTCATGGGCTTTGTGGCGCGCTACAAGTTCCACTTGGCACTGGAGAACGGCCTCTGCCACGACTACATGACGGAGAAGCTGTGGCGTCCGCTGCACCAGGGCAGCGTGCCTGTGTACCGTGGCTCACCCTCCGTGAAGGACTGGATGCCCAACTCCTGCTCCGTCATCCTCATCGATGACTTCCCCTCACCCAAGGACCTGGCTGACTATCTGATAGCCCTGGATGAGAACGACAAGGAATACATGAAATATCTAGAGTTTAAACACCCCAGCCATGTTACCAACTCTCGTCTTCTGGAGGCAATAGAAAGCAGGGAATGGGGCGTGAATGACATGAGCAGGCCCAACTATCTTAACGGGTTTGAGTGCTATGTGTGTGACCAGGAGAACGCTCGATTGGCATCCAAACGGGCCAATCGAAAGGCTCCCAAGCAGAACCAGCCCCCTAAGCCAAAGATGGCCAATAACAGGCATATGGGgtgccctctcccctgcccgggGTACGGCGACCTCCAGGATATCCCTGTCAATGACAGGTATGTGGAACCACTGGCCTTTGAGCCAATAATTTGCATTTTGTGAATTGTCCATTAGATTTCATAGTATTCCTAATTTTAGCAGTTaacctgtatgtgtttgtgtgtgtagctggctgCAGATGTGGCCACAGGACTACTGGCAGAGCCTAGAGCAGGCTGAAGGGTTGGAGTCACTGATCAGACACAATGAGTCAAACCCCGAGCTGCTATGGCACCACATCCAGGAGATTTCCACAAGGATGGCTACGGGCCAACACTGACCCTGACTGGGGATGCTTAGCACCTGGAGTGCCTTCAATGTACCACAGAGTTTGCACTGTTCAGGACTGTTTTGTCATACAGGTTAGGCGAAGTCAAGTAAAAAACAAGTACATTATGCCTAATGCTGTGTTCCCACCAAAAGCAATTTTTTAGCGCTGGAGATATAGGCTATTTTCGCTTTGCGTTACTTGCACGTTTATATGCACGATTCGCCTTTCTCTTCAGGAGCTTACCGTTCTTTTTCGTTGTCAACCATGTCCGAAATGACTACCATGGCCACCGCCGTCAGTATTGCCACTGTTGCCATGCCAATTATACTTCTCAATCAAGTATTTCCAGGCAATACTACTTTTTCGCTGACCTTATGGCGTTTATGTCATTTAGAAGACCAAAGTAAAATAATGAAAACCTAATTTTATGTGGTGAATCTAATTAAATCTGCTGCGATAATTGAAACTTTCGACTTTTGAATGCGCTAGATTGGCTCCTACCATAGACTGTAGCCgcagccggctgacttgaagcagtgaattctggttagactttttgtcttgACTTGAGACGCCGttgaggctaggtcactgtgacgtatccatcaaagtaccgtgagatcgatttgagaacagccggctgtgtagccgagcgcattttctcaagagcaactgcacaggttctaatgacgacacagctatttcatgattggccagactaaCACACAGCAACTTTGacgggttttagtccgcctcttcactaacggaaagactaagttgaattgagttctggttgtattatcaatctgTAGGTTGGAGAAAGAGTTTAACATAGCCCAATTCATAGTTTTCAGTCACGTGACATCCGCGGTGACCTGGAGGGCAGAAAGCTGCTGGCGCAACAAAAGCCGGCAAATTACCTTCCCACGTTTCTTTGGATCACGTCTTAGCTAAACAAACTGCAAGTGTTGGGCACTTACGATCCATATACAGCACCCGCTGCCGTATTTCTGCCCCTAAAAACCGCAAGGTTTCTACTATTCAAACGGAAATTCAACTTTTCCTTTAATTTTTACTTATTACAACCTcaattccaaaaaagttgggagGCTGTGAAAAAcctaaataaaaacaaaggaCCAAATGAGTATGAAAAACCAATCAGTCTTAACACAAGCCTCACACATTGTCTTTGTTTTACATTCAGTTGAATATCGGTGTAAAGGGATTTCCCAATCATTTacttgggtgtgcttgccttcggcaagagcaaaacctttgttctctcacatatatatttattattatttatttttgcccccctaaatcttcgtcaatatttggcctacatagacaacctaggtgtcaaaagtttcgtcttgttagcgattgagtttttatttacgttccgttgcatggtttaggctgaagttaagtttttgtggcgaaaagtgaagctaacggtggctaatttgctatccacagtcactgacgttactaacgtcactacgtcacgaaaacacgcgtgactacctgtagcagaacattcgtttcacatctgttaacttgggggatagctaggctaactatagctttactgcaaggcagctgcagaaacgccacaagcaaagaggccagggtgataactatttactccttttactttgtgatgtgaaacacaattgtgtaatgtacaatattagctgatattattaaggaagtaggcccacatctactttcggaaacggtagtctactatttcactgaagcattagcataatgacattagcctctgttgcccgggcaacacatactacagtggtctatgatgcatctgttttcaatcgttaaaataaacattcctcacaaatacattttcgttgtaggatttattatgacattacattacaagtacacgatttgttggtgaaattatcattacctgtggtttcaaaccagtgttgctcactgcaacgctgtagcctacgcgagacacactacaaaaacatctacacagctgtttaggaagtcaaacggcgacagaacatgttcggcactccccttacttaaatcaaaagtctttcaataggtgaaactatctgactactaacctgaacttcattgccacagcctaaactttgtcaatctgttcatgaaaataattaatttcagcctaaaccgcacaacggaacgttacatcgaattcaaccaacgcaatcgctaccaagacgaacacagcagtagtactgtactgtagtagtacaatttaccggggcagcttctccacacagggctatatcgcattttgcgttgttactgacaatgatcgctaccagtgagctttttatgaatgagcgattttccacgaaataaatgtcaagcttatttacgttttgggggcatattttcagttagcagatggtactgtttgaatcgcaattccatcttttactgccggtaacgtcgtagaataatcttcaaaggggggttctttattaatgaatgaatgcaatatgagtaggctaaatgcctgaaaatatcacgagaagggaaaacttaaaaggacgtttaaatcatagagattaggtcaatatttacaccggtctgccaaatgtattcgttttgattcagctatgaggctgcctcttgcaggggaaatgagaagacatcatatttcattctacacttcactcgtattttgagttgtaaatgagcagcaaaaaaaagatgcttttaaatttatgtaatctttataaataataagtaggccctatgcatttttatataaaatatacagaaatatcaattgtaaaaatgtcatttaaaaacggacccctgtgcaaccgacgcaagcaagcacaccctacaatttccccagaaattgtaccctctagttccAAATGCATTTTGATTTTTGTTGTGTGTAACACAGCAACCCAActatttagctaactagctatctTTCACTCACTACGACCACTGCAGTTGGTCGCCTCAA is part of the Osmerus eperlanus chromosome 13, fOsmEpe2.1, whole genome shotgun sequence genome and harbors:
- the fut11 gene encoding alpha-(1,3)-fucosyltransferase 11 isoform X1; translated protein: MQFDVLPVDNAKKKKKLLPKIPVRPQMFGSTKTLLTVSTLLIMMVEEGRLAASVCLGMLCVLGTLPGSAAQDLQEPALDLLDSLGEQSAFKPQSTLSDIEFASVSSFRGPGNNDSRGNKELPIILWWSSGLFPHFPGDTERIDCATSSCLVTRNRKVKLYKRTASIIFYGTDFRAYEAPLPRLRHQTWALFHEESPMNNYFLSHAPGIRLFNYTATFRRGSDYPLTLQWLPSLEYLLQPVAVSLEEKNRWRKQGLAPVLYMQSHCDVPSDRDRYVQELMKYIKVDSYGKCLNNKALPESLEDTATATGEDARFMGFVARYKFHLALENGLCHDYMTEKLWRPLHQGSVPVYRGSPSVKDWMPNSCSVILIDDFPSPKDLADYLIALDENDKEYMKYLEFKHPSHVTNSRLLEAIESREWGVNDMSRPNYLNGFECYVCDQENARLASKRANRKAPKQNQPPKPKMANNRHMGCPLPCPGYGDLQDIPVNDSWLQMWPQDYWQSLEQAEGLESLIRHNESNPELLWHHIQEISTRMATGQH
- the fut11 gene encoding alpha-(1,3)-fucosyltransferase 11 isoform X2 yields the protein MQFDVLPVDNAKKKKKLLPKIPVRPQMFGSTKTLLTVFCLFQMVEEGRLAASVCLGMLCVLGTLPGSAAQDLQEPALDLLDSLGEQSAFKPQSTLSDIEFASVSSFRGPGNNDSRGNKELPIILWWSSGLFPHFPGDTERIDCATSSCLVTRNRKVKLYKRTASIIFYGTDFRAYEAPLPRLRHQTWALFHEESPMNNYFLSHAPGIRLFNYTATFRRGSDYPLTLQWLPSLEYLLQPVAVSLEEKNRWRKQGLAPVLYMQSHCDVPSDRDRYVQELMKYIKVDSYGKCLNNKALPESLEDTATATGEDARFMGFVARYKFHLALENGLCHDYMTEKLWRPLHQGSVPVYRGSPSVKDWMPNSCSVILIDDFPSPKDLADYLIALDENDKEYMKYLEFKHPSHVTNSRLLEAIESREWGVNDMSRPNYLNGFECYVCDQENARLASKRANRKAPKQNQPPKPKMANNRHMGCPLPCPGYGDLQDIPVNDSWLQMWPQDYWQSLEQAEGLESLIRHNESNPELLWHHIQEISTRMATGQH